Proteins from a single region of Verrucosispora sp. NA02020:
- a CDS encoding LysE family transporter, which translates to MTGAFLAGVVAGYGVAIPVGAIAVLIVGLTARTSFRVGASAALGVASADGLYAALAAFGGAVVVGWLAPLATPLRLVAVAVLLALAAHGAWRALRPTGPTRPAVDADGRPAPGAVRRGLDTPLRAYAGILALTLLNPATVVYFTALVLGRGGRYGSGAGAATLFTLGVFLASASWQLVIAAGGTLLGRTLTGARGRLVTALLSSAIIAALAVALLIGG; encoded by the coding sequence GTGACCGGCGCGTTCCTGGCCGGCGTGGTCGCCGGCTACGGCGTCGCCATTCCGGTCGGCGCCATCGCGGTGCTCATCGTGGGGCTCACCGCCCGCACCTCGTTCCGGGTCGGTGCCTCCGCCGCGCTCGGGGTGGCCAGCGCCGACGGCCTCTACGCCGCGCTCGCGGCGTTCGGTGGCGCGGTCGTGGTCGGCTGGCTCGCCCCGCTCGCCACACCACTGCGGCTGGTCGCCGTCGCGGTGCTGCTCGCCCTCGCCGCACACGGCGCGTGGCGGGCGCTGCGCCCCACCGGCCCGACCCGGCCCGCCGTGGACGCCGACGGCCGTCCGGCCCCCGGTGCCGTGCGGCGAGGGCTGGACACCCCACTGCGGGCGTACGCCGGCATCCTCGCGCTGACCCTGCTCAACCCGGCCACCGTCGTCTACTTCACCGCACTGGTGCTCGGTCGCGGCGGCCGGTACGGGTCCGGGGCCGGCGCGGCGACCCTCTTCACCCTCGGGGTGTTCCTGGCCTCGGCCAGTTGGCAACTGGTGATCGCGGCCGGTGGCACGCTGCTCGGCCGGACGCTCACCGGTGCGCGGGGACGCCTGGTCACGGCCCTGCTGTCGAGCGCCATCATCGCGGCACTCGCCGTCGCCCTGCTGATCGGCGGCTGA
- a CDS encoding S8 family peptidase has product MLLSQPSRRPWRLALTAAATLALVAVAAPAQAAPAEGAIVHAGDAAAVADSYIVVLKDSAVSRAQVGATAKTLAGRHGGSIARTYQDALRGFEARLTERAAKRLAAHPSVEYVQQNRTVSIAGTQSPTPSWGLDRIDQRSLPLNNSYAYPNDGTGVTAYIIDTGIRFSHTDFGGRAVSGFDAIDGGSADDGNGHGTHVAGTVGGTAYGVAKGVTLVGVRVLDNGGGGTYAQVIAGIDWVTADHQPGEPAVANMSLGGGRDQATNDAVARSIADGVVYAVAAGNSGANACNYSPASTPEAITVGATTSTDARASYSNFGTCLDVFAPGSTITSAWIGSDTATNTINGTSMASPHVAGAAALAVAANPGYSPQQIRDLLVADATDNVVTNPGVGSPNKLLYTGNIVPPTQDFALTLTPAAGAVDPGSSTTTTVGTTTTVGTPHSIALGVSGLPAGVTASFSPTTVTSGDTATLTLSAAAGTVPGLYTVTVLGTGPETTQGATFTLTVNGPPGCTQGNATDYPINDNSTVESTIVIHGCGRAASAASTVEVRIFHTWIGDLTVSLIAPDGTAYVLHNRTGSSADNIFQTYTRDLSGKAADGAWKLRVQDSASADTGYLDSWTLSL; this is encoded by the coding sequence ATGCTCCTCTCCCAGCCGTCCCGGCGTCCCTGGCGCCTCGCCCTCACCGCCGCGGCCACACTCGCCCTGGTGGCGGTCGCCGCACCTGCCCAGGCCGCCCCCGCGGAGGGTGCGATCGTGCACGCCGGCGACGCCGCCGCCGTCGCCGACTCGTACATCGTCGTGCTCAAGGACTCGGCGGTGAGCCGGGCACAGGTCGGGGCCACCGCCAAGACCCTCGCCGGGCGGCACGGCGGCAGCATCGCCCGCACCTACCAGGACGCCCTGCGCGGCTTCGAGGCCCGACTGACCGAACGAGCGGCCAAGCGGCTGGCGGCCCACCCGTCCGTCGAGTACGTCCAGCAGAACCGCACCGTCAGCATCGCCGGCACCCAGTCCCCCACCCCGTCCTGGGGACTGGACCGCATCGACCAGCGCTCGCTGCCGCTGAACAACAGCTACGCCTACCCCAACGACGGCACCGGCGTCACCGCGTACATCATCGACACCGGCATCCGCTTCTCCCACACCGACTTCGGCGGGCGTGCCGTCTCCGGCTTCGACGCCATCGACGGCGGCAGCGCCGACGACGGCAACGGTCACGGCACCCACGTCGCCGGCACGGTCGGCGGCACCGCGTACGGCGTGGCCAAGGGCGTGACCCTGGTCGGCGTACGGGTGCTGGACAACGGCGGCGGCGGCACCTACGCGCAGGTCATCGCCGGCATCGACTGGGTCACCGCGGATCACCAGCCGGGCGAGCCGGCGGTGGCGAACATGAGCCTCGGCGGTGGCCGCGACCAGGCCACCAACGACGCGGTCGCCCGCTCCATCGCCGACGGCGTGGTGTACGCCGTCGCCGCCGGCAACAGCGGCGCCAACGCCTGCAACTACTCGCCGGCCAGCACCCCCGAGGCGATCACCGTCGGCGCGACCACCAGCACCGACGCCCGCGCCAGCTACTCCAACTTCGGCACCTGCCTGGACGTCTTCGCCCCCGGCAGCACGATCACCTCGGCCTGGATCGGCAGCGACACCGCCACCAACACCATCAACGGCACCTCGATGGCCTCCCCGCACGTGGCCGGCGCCGCCGCCCTGGCCGTGGCCGCCAACCCCGGCTACAGCCCGCAGCAGATCCGCGACCTGCTGGTCGCCGACGCCACCGACAACGTGGTCACCAACCCGGGCGTCGGCTCCCCGAACAAGCTGCTCTACACCGGCAACATCGTGCCGCCCACCCAGGACTTCGCCCTCACCCTCACCCCGGCGGCCGGTGCCGTCGACCCGGGCAGCTCCACCACGACCACGGTCGGCACCACCACCACGGTCGGTACTCCGCACAGCATCGCGCTCGGCGTCAGCGGCCTGCCGGCCGGAGTGACCGCGAGCTTCAGCCCGACCACGGTCACCTCCGGCGACACCGCCACGTTGACCCTGAGCGCCGCCGCCGGCACCGTGCCCGGCCTCTACACGGTGACCGTGCTGGGCACCGGGCCGGAGACCACCCAGGGCGCCACCTTCACGCTCACCGTCAACGGCCCGCCCGGCTGCACCCAGGGCAACGCCACCGACTACCCGATCAACGACAACAGCACCGTGGAGAGCACGATCGTCATCCACGGGTGCGGACGCGCCGCCAGCGCGGCCAGCACGGTCGAGGTGCGCATCTTCCACACCTGGATCGGTGACCTGACCGTCTCGCTGATCGCCCCGGACGGCACCGCGTACGTGCTGCACAACCGCACCGGCAGCAGCGCCGACAACATCTTCCAGACCTACACCCGCGACCTGTCCGGCAAGGCCGCCGACGGCGCCTGGAAGCTCCGGGTCCAGGACTCCGCCAGCGCCGACACCGGCTACCTGGACAGTTGGACGCTGAGCCTGTGA
- a CDS encoding metal-sulfur cluster assembly factor codes for MTEETSTPENGGVATEAAAPVAATGGKAAAADIEEAMKDVVDPELGINVVDLGLVYGVHVDDDNVATLDMTLTSAACPLTDVIEDQTRQALTTGPGGGLVNDIRINWVWLPPWGPDKITDEGRDQLRSLGFNV; via the coding sequence ATGACCGAGGAAACCAGCACGCCGGAGAACGGGGGCGTGGCCACCGAGGCTGCCGCGCCGGTCGCGGCGACCGGCGGCAAGGCCGCCGCCGCCGACATCGAGGAGGCGATGAAGGACGTCGTCGACCCGGAGTTGGGCATCAACGTGGTCGACCTGGGCCTGGTGTACGGCGTCCACGTCGACGACGACAACGTCGCGACCCTGGACATGACGTTGACCTCGGCGGCCTGCCCGCTCACGGACGTGATCGAGGACCAGACCCGCCAGGCGCTGACCACCGGTCCGGGTGGTGGCCTGGTCAACGACATCCGGATCAACTGGGTCTGGCTGCCCCCGTGGGGGCCGGACAAGATCACCGACGAGGGGCGCGACCAGCTCCGCTCGCTCGGCTTCAACGTCTGA
- a CDS encoding cysteine desulfurase, with protein MTTIAIPSGMPQYDDVPGYDVAAVRADFPILDREVNGHPLVYLDSANTSHKPRQVLAVLDEHYRRHNANVSRSVHTLGTEATEAYEGARARIAAFVNAPSVDEVVFTKNSTEAINIVAYAFSNASLRADGDPRFRLGPGDEVVISEMEHHSNIVPWQLLCERTGATLRWFPVTDNGRLDESGLADLVNERTKIVSLVHMSNILGTVNATSRITARVREVGALLLLDCSQSVPHMPIDVVDLDADFIVFTGHKMCGPTGIGVLWGRAELLAAMPPVFGGGSMIETVSMDGSTYAPPPARFEAGTPPIAEAVALGAAVDYLTGLGMRAIQWHEKRLTAYALDALATVPGLRIFGPEVPVGRGGTISFDLADVHPHDVGQVLDSLGVQVRVGHHCARPVCRRFGVPATTRASFYLYTTTEEIDALVAGLEQVRTVFR; from the coding sequence ATGACCACCATCGCGATCCCGTCCGGGATGCCGCAGTACGACGACGTGCCCGGCTACGACGTGGCGGCGGTACGCGCCGACTTCCCGATCCTCGATCGGGAGGTCAACGGGCATCCGCTGGTCTACCTGGACAGCGCCAACACCTCGCACAAGCCGCGCCAGGTGCTCGCCGTGCTGGACGAGCACTACCGCCGGCACAACGCCAACGTGTCCCGGTCGGTGCACACCCTGGGCACCGAGGCGACCGAGGCGTACGAGGGGGCCCGGGCGAGGATCGCCGCGTTCGTCAACGCGCCGAGCGTGGACGAGGTGGTGTTCACCAAGAACTCCACCGAGGCGATCAACATCGTGGCGTACGCCTTCTCCAACGCCTCGCTGCGCGCCGACGGCGACCCGCGGTTCCGGCTCGGGCCCGGTGACGAGGTGGTGATCTCCGAGATGGAGCACCACTCGAACATCGTGCCGTGGCAGTTGCTCTGCGAGCGGACCGGTGCGACGCTGCGCTGGTTCCCGGTCACCGACAACGGCCGGCTGGACGAGTCGGGGCTGGCGGACCTGGTCAACGAGCGGACGAAGATCGTCTCGCTGGTGCACATGTCCAACATCCTCGGCACGGTCAACGCCACCTCGCGGATCACCGCGCGGGTGCGCGAGGTGGGTGCGCTGCTGCTGCTGGACTGCTCGCAGTCGGTGCCGCACATGCCGATCGACGTGGTCGACCTGGACGCCGACTTCATCGTCTTCACCGGGCACAAGATGTGCGGCCCGACCGGCATCGGGGTGCTGTGGGGGCGGGCCGAGCTGCTGGCGGCCATGCCGCCGGTCTTCGGTGGCGGTTCGATGATCGAGACGGTGTCGATGGACGGCTCGACGTACGCGCCGCCGCCGGCCCGCTTCGAGGCGGGTACGCCGCCGATCGCCGAGGCGGTGGCGCTCGGTGCGGCCGTGGACTACCTGACCGGCCTCGGCATGCGGGCGATCCAGTGGCACGAGAAGCGGCTGACCGCGTACGCGTTGGACGCTCTGGCCACCGTGCCGGGCCTGCGGATCTTCGGTCCGGAGGTGCCGGTGGGTCGGGGTGGCACGATCTCGTTCGACCTGGCCGACGTGCACCCGCACGACGTGGGGCAGGTGCTCGACTCGCTCGGCGTGCAGGTGCGGGTCGGTCACCACTGCGCCCGTCCGGTCTGCCGGCGCTTCGGGGTGCCGGCGACGACGCGGGCCTCGTTCTACCTGTACACCACCACCGAGGAGATCGACGCCCTGGTCGCGGGTCTGGAACAGGTGCGGACGGTGTTCCGGTGA
- the sufU gene encoding Fe-S cluster assembly sulfur transfer protein SufU, whose translation MQLESLYQEIILDHYKHPHGRGLRDAADPAAQVGEAHHVNPTCGDEVTVRVATDGTVLHDVSYDGMGCSISQASASVLHELLTGRDAAAAFEVHEAFVALVSGRGQVTADEEVLGDGVAFEGVARYPARVKCALLPWMAFKDAAARAGVGASPTEVKA comes from the coding sequence ATGCAGCTTGAGTCGCTCTACCAGGAGATCATCCTGGATCACTACAAGCACCCGCACGGCCGTGGCCTGCGGGACGCCGCCGACCCGGCGGCGCAGGTCGGCGAGGCGCACCACGTCAACCCGACCTGCGGCGACGAGGTGACCGTCCGGGTGGCCACCGACGGTACCGTGCTGCACGACGTGTCGTACGACGGCATGGGCTGCTCGATCAGCCAGGCGTCGGCGAGCGTGCTGCACGAGCTGCTGACCGGCCGCGACGCGGCGGCGGCGTTCGAGGTGCACGAGGCGTTCGTGGCGTTGGTGTCCGGCCGTGGCCAGGTCACGGCGGACGAGGAGGTGCTCGGCGACGGGGTGGCGTTCGAGGGTGTCGCCCGCTATCCCGCCCGGGTCAAGTGCGCGCTGTTGCCGTGGATGGCGTTCAAGGACGCCGCGGCACGCGCCGGTGTGGGCGCGAGCCCGACGGAGGTGAAGGCATGA